A window of Methylomonas sp. 11b genomic DNA:
CAAAAACTGGCGGACAAAATCGCCGAGGAGATTGGTCCGTTCGGCTATCGGGCGTTTGTCGACAGCGCACCGGTTTTGGAAAAAGCCATCGCCGAGAAAGCCGGCTTGGGCTGGATAGGCAAGCACAGCAATCTAATCAATCGCCGCGCCGGCTCCTGGTTTTTTCTCGGGGAAATTTATACCGACTTGGCCTTACCTAGCGATCAGCCAGTCGGCAACCACTGCGGACAATGCAGGGCTTGTTTGGATATTTGCCCGACGCAGGCCATCGTCGGCCCCTATCAGGTCGATGCCCGCCGTTGCGTGTCGTATTTAACTATCGAACTGCACGGCAGTATTCCAGTGGAATTGCGGCCTTTGCTGGGCAATCGGATTTACGGTTGCGATGATTGCCAGTTGGTGTGCCCGTGGAATCGCTTCGCCAAACTCAGCACAGAAAGCGATTTCAAACCCCGGCATCGTTTGGATCAGGCGACTTTGCTTGAATTATTTAGCTGGACTGAAGCCGAATTTCTGCAAAAAACCGAAGGCTCGGCCATTCGCCGCATCGGCCATCAGCGTTGGCTGCGCAATATCGCCGTGGCACTGGGTAATGGCAAAGCAACCGACGCGGCTAAGACGGCATTGAGCGGCAGATTGAGTAACGATTCGGAGATGGTCCGCGAGCATACACAATGGGCTTTGCAGAAATTGGCCAGTCTGAGCATTTAGCGGGAACTTCTGATAATTCATAATCGTCTTTCCAGCACAAGCCGGAGCCCAGTGCAATTAACAAACGGGATGCCCGCAGCCACCGGAATGGCGAGTACGAGAGATTAACAAGCCAGACTGATAGCCGCCCCTTACCGCAAAAACTCAGGCTAAACATGCTTTGATTACTTGAAGTCAAATGAAGTCAAGGTGTATTCTTAGACCCAGCTAACAGAATCCGCCCGAGGCCAAACATGCTGGTCACCGCCTCTTCCAATCAAACCTCGCTATATCGGCTGACCGGCCGCAGCCTAGCCGCGACCGGCGAACCAGCGTCTGCCGAACCCCTCGCCCAAGCCGCGAAAAGCGGAAGCGCCCAATCCGGCCAATACAGTCCGGAACAGCTAAGCCAAATTGCCGAGCTTAAAGCCCGCGACCAGGAAGTTAGAGCTCACGAACAAGCTCATTTAAGTGCCGCCGGCGGTATCGCCGTCAGCGGGGCGCGTTTTACGTTTGTGACGGGGCCGGATGGTCAACGTTACGCTACCGGCGGTGAAGTGAGTATTGATGTCTCGGAGGTTTCCGGTAACCCGGAAGCCACCCTGCGTAAAGCGGAAACTATCCGCCGCGCGGCATTAGCGCCGGCCAGTCCATCAGGCCCGGATCAAAGCATCGCCGCCAAGGCTGCGGCAATGGCAAATAAAGCCCGCGGGGAATTGTTAAATTCGCAAAAACAACCCAGCCGTAACGGCGAACTCCTCGACCTCACGGCCTGATCAACGCGGCGAAAATTCCAAGCCAAACCCCACATCCGGCTCTACCCTCACCACTATTGCGGTTTGTACCGGCGCATCTTCGAATTCGGTGGTTTGCACTTCCACTAGCGCGCCTATCGGCGGGATCAATTCGTTGGCACAGAGTAAAAACAAGCCTGTTTCGGAAAAATCCCGCATATCCAAAACCACACCCTGCGCTGAAGCCGGCACCGTCATTTTAATTTTGGCACGATGCTTTAGGCGCGGGTGCCGGCGCTTGTTATCAATCACGAATTCTCCTATCTCGTTTCGGTTCTATCGCAAGTGTAGTGATAAAGGCAACCGCTGATAATTAGCGACCCGCGCCAACCTGCCATCTACTCGCCTAAACCGCGCATAATTAAATACAATCCCAAACTTACCATCGCCAAGCCGCTAAGCAATTTCAGCCAACGACCTTCTTTTTGCTGCAAGCGGCGCTGACTCAGTGTCACGACCCCCACACCCAGCACAACGACGTCATCCAGCATATAGGCCAGATTGTACAACAATAAATAACCGTAATAGTCCAAGCCGTTCAATTCCCGCAAGGTGAGTATGCGCGTGTAAAGGGCTGGAAATCCGGAGGTACACAGCAACTCAACGATCTGTACCAACAGAGCCAACACCACGGCACCCAACATCGCGCCCGCCAAATTGTCGGCTTGCAGGATCCGCCGGATCCGGTTGTAGATGCCGGGTTTGGCGGCGGCGGGAATCGACAGGGAAACGCCCACACCAAACGCCCAAAAATCTTTCAGATTGATCGCACCGGCCAACACGGCAATGCCGGCAATAGCCAATTCCGACGCCCGCGATAAGCCTATCAGCAAAAACAGATTCAACCAGGCCGCCATAAACACGAAATAAGCCAACCCTTCGACCACAACGAACGTGCCGGCCACCGCCAACATCCTGGGCCGGTTTTGCATAGGCGCCAACATCGAAATCATCAAAATCAACACCCACATCGAACAGGGATTGAAGCCGTCCAGCAAGCCCATGGCTAGCGTGAAGGCTGGCAAGCCGACCTCGTCAAGACCGATCCGCCGGCCGAACAAATTCACGGCAAACACCTCCGGTTCGGGCGGCGCCGGCTGGCTAACCGGCACGTCGCACGACTCGCTGACCTGTACTTCGCAGCTACCGGCCTCCGCATCGGACGCTTCATTCGGCGGCGCACCGGCAAGCAAGGCATTCCTAATCAAACCGCTACTACCAGCTTCTGCGGAATAACCGACGATATATTCGCCACGCACCAAAAATGTCGGCAATCTGATTGGCCCGGCTTGCCGGGATTCGGCAATCTGTTGCAATCGTTCCAAAGCGGCCGGCTCGGCAGAGATATTGCGAATAACGATCCTTAAATCGGGTTGCTCGACTTGCAGCAACGCCAAAAATTGTTCGGCTTGTTGGCAATGCGGACAACCGTTACGCACAAAGGCTTCAATATCAACCCGGTTTTCGACCGCGCCGACAGTCGGCATGGTTGCCAACGCAAGCAGCAGCACCAAACCGAAACGCATCAGTATCGACGGTAGCTGAGCCAAGCACTCCGGAAACAGTTTTAGTATCAGCACTCGCCTATCCTCCTCAATAACTCCAGCAATCTGTGCGGAAGTACGCATTTTATTAGATAATAACAAGTTAAATGAACTGCGCCGAACCAGCCGGTGCCATTTTCGCCCCATTCACACAGCCGCCGCTAACTGCTGCTGGCGAGATCAGATACCGACTTAATGCCTAGACGACCCAGAAGCAGCAAATCGACCGTTAGACGCAGAAAATCGCAACCCCAAGCATCATGGCTGAAACGCTCGCTGGTTTCGCTGGTGCTAATTGGGGCTTTCGTATTGGCGGTGTATGTCAGCTACCTAGATTACACGGTGCGTCAGCAATTCGAGGGCAAGCGTTGGTCCATTCCAGCCCGCGTATATGCCAGCCCGGTCGAGTTGTACGCCGGTTATGAAATCTCCAGCAAAAACCTGGAAGACTTATTGCTTGAATTGCATTACCGTCAGGACAATCAACTGGCTGGCGAAGGCTCGTATTACATCAAGGGCGGCCAGATCAATATCCGTACCCGCGCCTTCAATTTTGGCAACACGCCTCAGGACAGCCGCAAAATCAGCGTTAGTTTCACTACTGGCGGCATCGGCAGTATTACCGACTCCGGCACCGGCGAGAGCTTAGCTATCGTGCGCATGGACCCGGTGCAAATCGGCAGTTTTTACCCGACCCGCAAGGAAGACCGGATTCTGATCAAACTGGACGAAGCGCCGCAAACCCTGGTGCAAGGCCTGCTGTCTACCGAGGACAAAGATTTTTACAACCATTTCGGCATCTCGCCCAAAGGCATCGTCCGGGCCATGTGGTCGAACGTGAAAGCCGGCGGCATGGTGCAAGGCGGCAGTACCATCACCCAACAGTTGGTGAAAAACTTTTTCCTGAATCCCAAACGTACCTTGCGTCGCAAGCTCAAGGAAGCGTTGATGTCGTTTATTCTGGAATACCGGTATAGCAAGGACGAAATTCTGGAAGCCTATCTGAACGAAATCTTCCTGGGCCAGGACGGCGCCAGTGCAGTGCATGGCTTTGGCTTGGCTAGCGAATTTTATTTCGGTCAATCTTTAAAAACCCTGAATCTGCATCAAGTCGCCACTTTGGTGGCTTTGGTACGCGGACCGTCCGAGTACGATCCACGCCGCAATCCTGAACACACGCTGGAACGCCGCAACATCGTGCTGGATGCGATGCACACTGAAGGTTTTATCGACGAGCAGCAACTGAGCGAAGCCAAAAAACAACCCATTGGCGTCGCGACAGTGATTCATCGCTCCGCCAATCGCTATCCGGGTTTTATCGATCTGGTGAAACGCCAACTGAAACAGGAATATAAAGAAGACGATCTGACCTCGGAAGGTCTGCGCATCGTCACCACCTTGGATACCCGCATCCAAGACACATTGGAAAAATCCATCGCCAGCAAACTGAAGCATTTAGAGAGAAGCCCGAAAAGTAACGATCTGGAAACCGCCGCCATTGTAACCCGTCGCGATAGCGGCGAAATTGTCGCACTGGCCGGTGGCCGCGACGCCGAGGACACCGGATTCAATCGCGCTTTGGACGCTGTAAGGCCGATAGGTTCGCTGATCAAACCGGTGGTCTATTTGACCGCACTGGAATACCCGGACCGCTACACCATCGCCACGCCTATCAGCGATACCCGCCTGGAAATTCCAGCGGAAAGAGGCAAAACCTGGTCGCCGGACAACTATGATAATCAGGAACACGGCGTCGTGCCGCTGCATAGCGCCCTGACCCACTCCTACAATATGGCGACGGTGCGGATTGGCATGGACATTGGTTTGGCCAAAGTCGCCAACACCTTAAAAAGCATGGGGGTCAGCCGGCCGGTGGATTTGTTTCCGTCCTTCCTGTTGGGCGCGCAACCTTTGACGCCGCTGGAAGTCACGCAGCTTTACCAAACCCTGGCCGGCGACGGTTTTGCCACGCCTCTGCGTTCGATCCGCGCGGTAAACGCCGCCGACGGCAAAGCCCTGCAAAGTTATCCTTTTACCGTGCGTCAAGCGGTCGACCCTGCCGCCACCTTTATTACCAACACCATTTTGCAAGAAGTGATGTATGCCGGCACCGGCCATTCCGCGTATAACTATTTGCCGCAGAACATGGCCTTAGTCGGCAAAACCGGCACCACCAATCAATTACGCGACAGCTGGTTTGCCGGTTTTAGCGGCGATTTTCTATCGGTGGTATGGGTTGGCCGCGACGACAACAAACCGACCGGCTTGACCGGCGGAACCGGCGCCTTGCAAATCTGGTCCGAGCTGATGCGGCAAGTGTCGAAGAAGCCGGTCAGCCTGGTACCGCCCGATAATGTACAGATGACCTGGATAGATACTGCCAGCGGCTTGCTCAGCAATGAAGGCTGCCCCGGCGCTAAATTGATGCCGTTCGTGGATGGCTCCGGACCCAGCCAATTTGCCGACTGCGGAGCAAGTCCGGAATCCGGCGAAAGCTGGCTTAATAACCTGAACCCTTTTTAACTATGTTGCTTAAACACATTTTTGCTCTGATTTTCCTGATCGCCACCGCCCAGTCAGCCTGGGCCGACGATGCGCCGATTACTCGGCTGAAAAATTTTTTAGCCAGTAGCTCTGCCTTATCGGCTGATTTTAAACAAATCAGCTTCGATAAAAGCGGCCGTCCGGCGCAAAACAGCCTCGGCAAATTTTATCTAAGCCGACCCGGTAAATTTCGTTGGAACTACCAAAAGCCCTTTGTGCAAGAGATTGTGTCGAATGCCGGCAAAGTCTGGTTTTACGATGCCGATCTGGAACAGGTGACGGTCAAACAGTTGGACGATTCGCTAGGCTCCACTCCCGCCCTGTTGTTGACCGGCGAAGTGGATATTGAGGAAAAGTTTATCCTACAGGAACAAGGCAAAGAAGACGACGGGATGAACTGGGTGAAACTATCGCCCAAGAATGAAGAAAGCGGGTTCAAGTACATTTTGATCGGCCTGAACGGCAACCAATTGGGCGGTATGGAACTGAGCGACAATTTCGGACAATTAACCCGAATTTATTTTTCCAACATCCAGCTTAATCCCAAGCTGGACGACGCCTTGTTTAATTTCAAAGCGCCGAAAGGCGTGGATGTCTTTGAAAACTAACCAGTATCAGGCTGGTTTACTAATCCCCAGCTTCTCCATCCGCGACCGCAAAGTCGTGGATGGCACCCCCAAAATCTTCGCCGCCCCCTGATTTCCGGCAATTCGCCAGGAGGTCGCTTCCAACGCTTTCAGAATATGCGCGCGCTCGGCTTCGTCCAGCGTGACGATAGGTGCAGCGGTCGGTGCGCCGGCACCCATCACATTCACGCAATCGACAGCGGCCAGTTGACTGCCCTTGGTTAAAATCACCGCCCGCTCAATGATATGTTGCAGCTCGCGAATGTTGCCGGGCCAGAAATAGCTTTGCAGATCGGCCATCATCCGTTCCGGAATCGATTGGATTTTCTTGCCGAATTTTGCCGCGTACTTATCGATGAAATGTTTCACCAGAAACGGCACGTCTTCCTTGCGCTCGCGTAGCGGCGGCAAATTGATGGGGAAAACATTCAGACGGTAATACAAGTCGGCACGGAATTTACCCTGCTGCGAAAACTGCGCCAAATCCCGGTGAGTGGCGGCGATGACCCGCACATCACAAGTCAGGGTTTGGGTGCCGCCCACCCGTTCGAATTCGCCTTCCTGTAGCACCCGCAACAATTTGGCCTGCATCTCCAACGGCAGTTCGCCGATTTCATCGAGAAACAAGGTACCACCGTTTGCGAGTTCAAACCGTCCTAACTTCCGG
This region includes:
- the queG gene encoding tRNA epoxyqueuosine(34) reductase QueG, producing the protein MNTPPPAEDLKALVERIKHWGEELGFQQIGISDTDLNTAEEHLHHWLDKGFNGEMQYMAAHGLKRSRPALLQEGTRSIISARMDYLPEASATSKQLLDDPAAAFVSRYALGRDYHKLLRNRLQKLADKIAEEIGPFGYRAFVDSAPVLEKAIAEKAGLGWIGKHSNLINRRAGSWFFLGEIYTDLALPSDQPVGNHCGQCRACLDICPTQAIVGPYQVDARRCVSYLTIELHGSIPVELRPLLGNRIYGCDDCQLVCPWNRFAKLSTESDFKPRHRLDQATLLELFSWTEAEFLQKTEGSAIRRIGHQRWLRNIAVALGNGKATDAAKTALSGRLSNDSEMVREHTQWALQKLASLSI
- a CDS encoding putative metalloprotease CJM1_0395 family protein, with the protein product MLVTASSNQTSLYRLTGRSLAATGEPASAEPLAQAAKSGSAQSGQYSPEQLSQIAELKARDQEVRAHEQAHLSAAGGIAVSGARFTFVTGPDGQRYATGGEVSIDVSEVSGNPEATLRKAETIRRAALAPASPSGPDQSIAAKAAAMANKARGELLNSQKQPSRNGELLDLTA
- a CDS encoding PilZ domain-containing protein; its protein translation is MIDNKRRHPRLKHRAKIKMTVPASAQGVVLDMRDFSETGLFLLCANELIPPIGALVEVQTTEFEDAPVQTAIVVRVEPDVGFGLEFSPR
- a CDS encoding glutaredoxin family protein, which codes for MLILKLFPECLAQLPSILMRFGLVLLLALATMPTVGAVENRVDIEAFVRNGCPHCQQAEQFLALLQVEQPDLRIVIRNISAEPAALERLQQIAESRQAGPIRLPTFLVRGEYIVGYSAEAGSSGLIRNALLAGAPPNEASDAEAGSCEVQVSESCDVPVSQPAPPEPEVFAVNLFGRRIGLDEVGLPAFTLAMGLLDGFNPCSMWVLILMISMLAPMQNRPRMLAVAGTFVVVEGLAYFVFMAAWLNLFLLIGLSRASELAIAGIAVLAGAINLKDFWAFGVGVSLSIPAAAKPGIYNRIRRILQADNLAGAMLGAVVLALLVQIVELLCTSGFPALYTRILTLRELNGLDYYGYLLLYNLAYMLDDVVVLGVGVVTLSQRRLQQKEGRWLKLLSGLAMVSLGLYLIMRGLGE
- the mrcB gene encoding penicillin-binding protein 1B, with protein sequence MPRRPRSSKSTVRRRKSQPQASWLKRSLVSLVLIGAFVLAVYVSYLDYTVRQQFEGKRWSIPARVYASPVELYAGYEISSKNLEDLLLELHYRQDNQLAGEGSYYIKGGQINIRTRAFNFGNTPQDSRKISVSFTTGGIGSITDSGTGESLAIVRMDPVQIGSFYPTRKEDRILIKLDEAPQTLVQGLLSTEDKDFYNHFGISPKGIVRAMWSNVKAGGMVQGGSTITQQLVKNFFLNPKRTLRRKLKEALMSFILEYRYSKDEILEAYLNEIFLGQDGASAVHGFGLASEFYFGQSLKTLNLHQVATLVALVRGPSEYDPRRNPEHTLERRNIVLDAMHTEGFIDEQQLSEAKKQPIGVATVIHRSANRYPGFIDLVKRQLKQEYKEDDLTSEGLRIVTTLDTRIQDTLEKSIASKLKHLERSPKSNDLETAAIVTRRDSGEIVALAGGRDAEDTGFNRALDAVRPIGSLIKPVVYLTALEYPDRYTIATPISDTRLEIPAERGKTWSPDNYDNQEHGVVPLHSALTHSYNMATVRIGMDIGLAKVANTLKSMGVSRPVDLFPSFLLGAQPLTPLEVTQLYQTLAGDGFATPLRSIRAVNAADGKALQSYPFTVRQAVDPAATFITNTILQEVMYAGTGHSAYNYLPQNMALVGKTGTTNQLRDSWFAGFSGDFLSVVWVGRDDNKPTGLTGGTGALQIWSELMRQVSKKPVSLVPPDNVQMTWIDTASGLLSNEGCPGAKLMPFVDGSGPSQFADCGASPESGESWLNNLNPF
- the lolA gene encoding outer membrane lipoprotein chaperone LolA; this encodes MLLKHIFALIFLIATAQSAWADDAPITRLKNFLASSSALSADFKQISFDKSGRPAQNSLGKFYLSRPGKFRWNYQKPFVQEIVSNAGKVWFYDADLEQVTVKQLDDSLGSTPALLLTGEVDIEEKFILQEQGKEDDGMNWVKLSPKNEESGFKYILIGLNGNQLGGMELSDNFGQLTRIYFSNIQLNPKLDDALFNFKAPKGVDVFEN